The sequence GTAGTGATTGAAAAAGAGTGAAAATCAGTCCGGCGCGACCGCTTTACGGGTCCTTCTGGGGTCCGAAATGACTGCGGGTGCGCGTGAGCCCGAGATCGAGCTAGATTTTAATTTTAAAAATCACTTCCGTTTCCGTTTCTGTGAGCGGATTTTAATGAAATTGAAATTTTTCTTCGAATTTAAGTAGTTTTTGCAAAAGCACGTTTTATTTCGAAAAAGCGGAAGTGGACAATCCGATAAATGAGGAAGTGATTCGTTTTGTAAATCGCATACTGATAAACGTTTAGAGGAGCTGGCGACCTGTTTGAACCTTATGACTATTACATAACACCTGAAGAGTATATGGAGGCGGCGAAGCATGGAATAAGAGCTGAACTCGTCGAGAGGAGGATTCGTGAAAAAGGGTGGGCAAAGAAAATTGCGATTTCTAAAGCACCACGAATGAAGCAAGATCGTACTCGGATAACCGAAATAGCAAAGAATAACGGAATAACGTACAGTCAGCTCAAGGCACGACTATATAATGGATGGGATGAGGAGCGTGCATCTACAACTCTAATAAGAAATCAGATGCAGCTAAAAGAGCACGCAAAGAAAATGGCAGAGATGAGGAGAAAATATCCTAAAGATCTGGTTGATCGGGCAAAAGCGAACGGTGTTTCATACGTTCTATTTCGATATAGAATCACACACGGATGGGCTATGGATGATGCAGTTCAACTTCCTCCGTCTAGGAATAACAGCCCCATTCGCCTTAAGCAAAAGCATGGAGAGGAATACTTCCGTAAGCAATACGAGTTGATAAGAGGAAGACGATGGCCCCATACGCTTTCTCAAAATCACACCCAATCGGCACCCAATTCATGATTCTTACTCAGTATAAATGAGTAGATATATCATAAAAACCTTGATACATAAGGGTTTATTCAAAAAAATCGGGGCCCTCTTTCGAGAGCCCCTTTCATGGGAGAGGAGAAACCGGACGAAGAGCTTATGGGGAAGCGTAAGCTTGCTCCGCGGTTGTCTACGACATTTTGTAATGTCGATAGTTAAAGGATAGCCCGCAAGTGCCGGATTTATACCTAAGCGTCAAAATAATTTTGTCCACTTGCTGCGTGCGGCGGGTTGCGACAAAGTTTTTATTTAACGGCGGGAATGTGGTACGATAATCGTGAAATTATGTCGTTTTGGCGTAATAAATAGAGAAACAGAGCAGGTGAAGCAAGCATTGAGAGTGGTGTCGGGCACAGCCAAGGGAAGATCCTTAAAAAGCGTTCCGGGAACCGGAACACGTCCTACGACCGACAAGGTCAAGGAAGCGATTTTCAGCATGATCGGTCCTTATTTCGATGGAGGGGCGGCCCTGGATTTGTTCGCCGGTAGCGGCGGACTCGGGATCGAAGCCCTGAGCAGAGGCATGGACAGCGCCGTATTTATTGATATGGAGCCGAAAGCAATCGACACGGTACGTGACAACCTGAAGGCGGCAAGGCTGGAAGATAAGGCTGAGGTTTACCGTAACGATGCGAATAAGGCGCTGGCAGCGCTGGAGAAGCGGGGGCGGTCGTTCGACCTTGTCTTTTTGGACCCTCCATACCGGCATAAATTCGGAGATGAGCTAATGTCCATAATGGCGGGCAAAGGCCTGCTGAGACAAGACGCGGTCATTGTACTGGAGCACGAATCGGACTATGAATATCCCGAGCATATTCCCGGCTTCAGCCAGCTGCGTTATGCATTGTACGGCGAGACGGCGGTATCCATTTACTGTTATGGGGCCGGCTCAGAAACCGACATGGGTGAGGGGGCGCAAGAGTGAGTCTGCAAATAAGAGAGGAAAGAGTCGCAATTTACCCAGGCAGCTTCGATCCGGTGACGCTTGGCCATATCGATATTATTGAACGGGCCGCGAAGCAGTTTGACCGTCTGATTGTGGCCGTACTAAATAATTTAAGCAAGAATCCGCTGTTTACGGTGGAGGAGCGAGCAGACCTGCTTCGTCAGGTGACCGCGCATCTTCCCAATGTGGAAGTTGACATCTTCCGGGACTTGCTTGCCAACTATATCAGGCAAAAAGAGGCTCAAGTCATCGTACGCGGCATCCGCACCGTATCCGATTTCGAATACGAGCTGCAAATCGCCACGATTAACAGCAAGCTGAATTCGGACGCAGAAACGATATTTATGATGACGAATCCTAAATATTCGTATCTCAGCTCTAGCGTAGTCAAGGAAATCGGCCATTTCGGCGGAGACTTGACCGAATTTGTGACCCCGGAAGTCGAGCGGGCAATGCGGCTCAAGTTCAGCGTGAACGGCCGCGAATAGCCAAGGCAAGCCGGACGGCGGCGGACAGCAGCAGCAGGATGAGCAGCATAAGCAAATGCATGGCAACCAGTTTTGGAAAATAGTGCCAGATCGCTGCAATACCGGATGTTACGGTTAAATTCATCTCTCTGCCGGCCAGAACGGGTAATGCCGATTCCTGAAACGCGGTAAGCGGCTTGTAGAACAGTAGTGTGAGAATGAAGGCATAGCCGCCATGCAGCAACCTTCCTGCGGCAAAGGGAAGATAGCGTACTCCGGCGGGCTTGAGTACCGCCAAGGCCTGAAGCTGTGCGCAGATGCCGCTCCATCCTATAGCTCCAGACAGCAGCGCAAGCTCCAGCGGGCCCGAGGATAAGCCCGAACCGGACGGCATTGTTCCGGACGTCAGAGATTGTGCTCCGAGATGAAGCTCCAGCAGAGCAGAGGTAAGAGCTGCTGGCAGCTGCGGCCACAGCCCTGATATGATGCTGATAACGACGGCGAATATGATAATGTAGCCTCCTGCCAGCATCAGGCACTGTACAGTGGCGCTTACCGACTCGCCCAGCAGTCTGCCGAAGCTGCGGCCATCCCTTGCGCGAGCGTCCGCAGCGGCGGATATCGCCCGGCGGATGAGGGAAGTCCGGCGTCCGGCGGAAGCTTTTGCCGGAGAAGCGGCTTCTGCAGGGCGTGAAGCCCTAGCGGATACTGTCATGCCGGAGGCCAGCCCCGCAAGCCAGTGTACGGCCAGCAAGCCGTAACCGGCTGCGGGGCTGTGAAGCATGGAGGCTCCGACCACAATCAGGAGCGTGACCGGACTGGCGAAATGGGTAAGCGACGCGAGACGTCCGGCTTCCCTATCGGAGATTTCGCCCTGCCGGTACAGCTGGGCCGCTCCCTGAGCACCGCCGGGAAATCCGGACGTCATCCCCAGTGCCAGCGTCCACCCCGCACTGCCAGGGAGCCGGAAGACAAGCCTCGTAAGAGGTTCCAGAAGAACACCGATGGCATGAACGAAACCGGAGGCGCTCAGCATTTCCGACAGCATCAGGAAAGGCATCAGAGCCGGAAAGACCAGCGTCCACCACAGCTTCAACCCTTGAAGCGAGGCATTAAAAGAGCTTTCAGGCGAAGAAATGATGGCCGCTGCGAGAAGCATAGCCAGGCCTCCGGATAGAAATGGAGCCGATTTTTTGGCCATTCGGGCGATGTTTAGGTTCATTTTTTATTTCACCTCTTCATAGCTTGGGAGCAGACGAGTTTCTAACAATTTATGCGGACCAGTCCACCGCCATGCTTAACCAGGGAACGGAACCGCAAGATTGCTCTACACAAATACATAACCAAGAGAAACGCCGGAGTTTATTGGAAAGAGGGGAATCCCAGTGAGACAGTATAGACACAGAACGGGAATTCGCGCCGCGGCTTATCTGTTTACGCTCATCGTGTTGGTTTACGTAGTTGTGTTCATGGGAACTCCTTATGTAGTGTACCAGCCGGGAGACGCCTCCGAGGTGGCGCCCATGATTAAGGTGGAGAACGAGGATAAGGCTGAAAAGGGAACTTTCATGATGACGACCGTATCCGCGAGCTACGCCAATGTGGCGCTGCTGCTCTATTCGGCGCTGAATCCCAATGCGGAAATAGCTCGTAAAGCGGATAGGCTTAGGGATCAGACGGAGGAGGAATACGCGGCTACGCAGGTTTATTATATGAGCAGTTCGCAGTCGAACGCCGTGGAGGCCGCTTACAAAGCAGCAAAGATTCCTTTCCGCAACACGACTGAATATTTGTTCGTTTTCTCGGTTCCCGGAGAAGCTGGGCATAAGCAGTTTAAGCCCGGAGACAAGATTCTCACCGTTGCAGGGCAGCAGGTCACCGATCCGGAAACGCTGAGCAATTTGCTGTCTTCCAGAAAAGTAGGGGATCAGGTAGCCGTATCGCTGGAGCGAGACGGAAAGAAGTTTACTGAGGACGTTACCCTCGTTGAGATTAAAGACGATGGCAAGGCGGCGGTAAAGCCGGGTCTTGGCGTTGTCATCGGCGCCGTTCAGAAGGTGGAAGCGTCGGAGGCTGGAAGGGAAGTCAGCTTTACCGATACGGATGTCGGCGGGCCCTCGGCGGGCTTGATGTTCACTATGGAAATATATAACCGCCTGACGAAGGGCGATTTGACCAAAGGGTACAGAGTCGCCGGAACCGGCACGATTGATCCAAGTGGAGAAGTAGGTCCCATCGGGGGCGTTCAGTTCAAAATCGTTGCCGCCGACCGAAAGGGCGCGGAAATCTTTTTCGTTCCGGTTCAGAATTATGCAGTCGCCAAGGCAAAAGCGGATAAAATCGGCGCCAAGATGAAGCTGGTGCCGGTAACGACATTAGGCGAAGCCATTCGGTATATGGAGAAGCTGCCGGTCAAATCATGACCGGCGGCTGCAAATAGTCGCTGTACAGCTCGCTGCGGAGCGGAGAGGCGAATGCCGCAGCATAGGCGGCGGACGCCTGAAGATCCCGTTCCAAATGCGGATGGGAGCAAAGCGCCGGCCGTGTGATAACGGGCAGGGTGGCGCTTTGCTTCATTTTTTTGAGCAGGGAGCGGCCGCTTTCCCGAAATCCGAGCACCCGGATATATCCCGGCCCCTGCGATAGCGCGCCGGAAGAGAATTCTTCCTTGCCGTGATTCAGCAGAATGTGCAGCAGCATCCGCTGAAGCCGTGTGCGGGTGTAGCGTTTGCTCTTCAAGGCTGACAGCAGGCCGCTAACGGAGAACTGCTCAAGCTCCGGCAGAACCCGCAGCAGACGGTGCTCCAGCCCCTCGCTCACATCCAGCAGACCGCCAAGCTCGGCGGCTGAGCGGGTGGAGAGGAGATGCAGCAGCGGAGAGCGGAAGCTCTCCCAGTCCAGCGGCCCGCGGCCTTCCTGCTGCTCGCACCGAAGTATGTCAAGGCTGTACTCCGGTATATAGTCTGCAGGGGAACCGCCCATACGCAGCAGTCCGCGCAGCGCTGTCGCACTGGCAATGGCAGTACCGGTGCGAAGCGGCTCATGAAAGCCCGCCCCCAGCCGGGGAACGGTCAGCGGAGCGATACGGCTGCCGAGCCGCCTCAGAGCGATAAGGTAATGGAGGCCAAGGCTGTTATTCGGTCCGTGCAGCAGCTCTGCAAGGCTGTCTTCGTTCAATTTCGGTACGGAGCCGGTTCCCGAATGGTCATCCGGAAGGGCTTTGCGTTCGGCAGGAACATTGGGGCGGGAAGCAGCGGGCAGCGGTCCGCTGCCCGCCTCCCCGCTGTCCTGCCATACCTGCGCCGCCGCAGCGCTGTAAGCGGCGGGAAAGCTCTCGCCGAGCGCAAGGCGGCTGCGGAGCTCGCTTTGAAGCGGGCCGCTTTCCTCGGAGAGAAAGCGTGCCAGCGGCAATAGCTGCGCCAGGCTCCCGGACTCGGAGCCGAAGCACAGGCTGCTGACGACGCCAGTTGCTTCCAGCAGCGCCACCGCGCCGAAGGCGAACCACTCGGCAGGCTGAACGGCATAAGCGACCGGGAGCTCAATTACCAGATCAGCGCCCATGCGCAGAGCCATTTCGGTCCGTGCCCGCTTACTTAACATGGCAGGCTCCCCGCGCTGGGTGAAAGGACCGCTCATCACGACGATGGAGTGGCTAGCGCCGGACAATCTTTTGGCTTCGTTATAATGGTGGACATGCCCGTTATGTAAAGGGTTGTATTCGGCAATAATCCCTACTGTCGGCACGCAGGGTTCACTCCTGTTCTGTTTATAGTAATGGTGCTGGCTTAAGCGTAAGCAAGGTCCGTCAAAACGCCAAGAATGGGTTACTAATAGTTATAACATAATTCAGAGTCCTGTTACCTAACAATATAAAGGGGAAATAGTTGACAAAGGTCATATGCGGTAGGTATAATAAATTTTGTTTGTTTGGAGTGATATTTATGAAGGTTCACTTTCGCAAAATTGCAAATGCCGACGGACCTATGCACTTCCATGAGAATGTGGATGTAAGCGAAGCCGTCAAAGGCCGCAAGGATATTTTGACTGTATCACCGTTATTGGCCGATCTCGATGCGCTGCCCGCGGCTGCGGATCTCGTAACCGTGGAGGGTAAGCTGAGCGGAGATGCGGACATGCTATGTGCACGTTGCTTGACTCCTGTCAAGACGCATATGGATATTCCTTTTGCCGAAAAGTTCAAGTGGGGCAAGGAACCGGCTGAGCCGGAAGAAGATGGGGACGACGATCTTATCTACGTGACCGATGAAGCCGTGGATCTGGCGCCTTATGTCCAGGAAAGTTATCTTCTTCATTTGCCGCTTTCCGTGCTTTGCACTCCGGGCTGCAAGGGACTCTGTCCCACGTGCGGTCATAATCTGAACGAAGGCGCCTGCAGTTGCGACAACACCGTAATCGACCCGCGTCTTGCCGGGTTGAAAGATTTTTTCAAATGAGAAGATGAGACTGAAACGGCCCGATTAATCGGGTTGACTTGAATAAGGAGGTGGAACACATGGCAGTACCTCAACGTAGAACGTCCAAAACACGCCGTGACAAGCGCCGCACGCACTTTAAGCTGGTTGTCCCGGGCATGGTGAAATGTGAACAATGCGGAGAATTGAAGCTTGCTCACCACGTATGCAAAGTATGCGGAACGTACAAAGCAAGAGAGATCATCAAGCAATAGTAGCCTTACAAACAAAGTAGTACTTCATCTATCGGTGAGGTGCTATTTTTTTTGCGGAAAGGTAAAAGAGGTTTGGTGCAGGGAATCCGCTATTTTGGAGGCGTTCGGAGCAGGTTCTGAAGTCAATGCTTTATTTTTGCGGCCTCATGCTTTATACTACATATTAGTACCAGGTTCTAAGTTTAGAATGAATATAACTTCCGACATAACTTGCGGCCGATAGAAGGGCATGCTTTCATAAACAAGGACGGGAGGTGAACCGCCATCGAGCGCGTGCCGAAGAAAGAACGCCAGCAGCAGCTGTTGCAGATTATTGAGGAAAATCCTTTTGTCACGGACCGTGAGCTTACCCGGCAGCTGAAGGTCAGCATACAGACGATCCGGCTGGACCGAATGGAGCTTGGTATTCCGGAGCTGCGGGAGCGCATGAAGCAGATGGCGGAGCATTCCTACGATCAGGTTCGCTCTCTTCCTGTGGACGAAGTGATTGGAGATATCGTTGATTTGCAGCTGGACAAGAGCGGCATTTCGATCTTTGAAATCCGTGGGGAGCATGTCTTCTCCAGGAACGGGATTGCCCGCGGCCATTATGTATTCGCTCAGGCCAATTCGCTGGCGGTTGCCGTAATCAATGCCGAAATCGCGCTTACCGCTTCCGCTGATATCCGCTTTGTACGCATGGTCCGTCTGGGTGAGAAATGCATATCCAAGGCTTATGTCCGCTCGCTGGCGGGCCGCAAGGGCAAGGCCGAGGTCGACGTATTTACATATGTTGGCGAAGAGATGGTCTTTCAGGGCCATTTCGTCGTGTACCGGTCCATAACCGAAGAATACAGCGAAGGAGTGAGCCGTAGTGCAGATCGCCATTGACGCCATGGGCGGGGACCACGCGCCCGAGAGCAACGTGGAAGGCGCCTTGTCCGCGGCGGCGGAATGGAAAGATACGCAGATTATTCTAGTCGGTGACGAAGCAAGACTGGCACCGCTGCTTAAAGATAAGCCGGCCAATGTAACGGTCCGCCATGCAAGCGAAGTAATCGAACCCGATGAGGAACCCGTCAAAGCCGTAAGGCGAAAAAAGGATTCATCCATGGTTGTTGCGGGAAAGATGGTTAAAGAAGGCGAAGCCGAGGCGATGATATCCGCCGGTAATACGGGGGCCCTTATGACGACAGGGCTGCTTATTGTCGGAAGAATGCCGGGCATCGAGCGCCCGGCGCTCGCTCCGATGATCCCGACCCTTGACGATGTCGGTGTGCTGGCTCTGGATCTAGGCGCGAATATGGATGCCGAGCCGCAGCATTTGGCGCAGTACGCGCTGATGGGAAGCATTTACCGCAGCAAGGTGCACGGCATTTCGCAGCCGCGCGTTGGTCTCCTGAACGTCGGCGCGGAGCCCGGCAAGGGCAACAAGCTGACAAAGGAAGCGTATCCGCTGCTGGAGCAGCTTCCCGGCATCCACTTTGTCGGAAACGTGGAAGCGCGTGACGTCCTGACGGGAAGCTGCGATGTGCTCGTCTGCGACGGATTCGCCGGGAATATTTTGCTGAAGTCGCTGGAAGGGACGGCGGGCGCGATATTCGCCCTGCTCAAAGAGCAGTTCACCCGTTCCCTCAAGACGAAGCTTGGGGCGGCGATGCTTATGCCTGAGCTGAGAGGTCTCAGAGGCAAGATGGATTACAAGGAGCACGGCGGCGCACCGCTGCTGGGCTTAAGCGGTCTCGTAGTGAAGGGGCACGGTTCTTCTGACGGAAACGCCATCAAAAATGCGGTCCGGCAGGCGCGGCAGGCGCTATCGTCCGGTCTTGTCCCAAGTATATCCAAGGAAATCAGCGGGAAGTGAGTGACATTATGAATAACTTACGGCCGGTCGGTATTATCGGCACGGGAAAATATGTACCCGAAAAAATATTAACCAACAGCGATCTGGAAAAAATGGTGGAAACAAATGATGAATGGATTGTCAGCCGGACGGGGATCCGCGAGCGGCATATCGCGGCTCCGGACGAGGCAACTTCCGATCTTGCCTATGAAGCGTCGCTTCGGGCGCTGGCTTCTGCAGGCATGAAGGCTGAAGATCTTGATCTGATCATTGTGGCTACGATAACGCCGGACACGACCTTTCCTTCCACAGCCTGCATTTTGCAGGATAAGCTCGGAGCAAAGGGTGCGGCGGCTTTCGACCTGTCTGCGGCTTGCTCCGGCTTTGTATACAGTCTGGCGACAGCAGTCGGGTTCATTCAGAACGGCATGTACCACAATGCCCTGATTATTGGAGCCGACACGCTATCACGGATAACGGATTATACGGACCGAAATACCTGCGTGCTATTTGGCGACGGTGCCGGAGCGGTCGTAATCGGCGAAGTGCCGGAGGGCCGGGGATTCCAGTCCTTTGATCTTGGCGCAGAGGGCGCCGGCGGACCGCTGCTCAAGCTGGAAGGCGGAGGCTCGCGGCTGCCCGCTACGGCGGAGACGGTGGAAGGCAAGAAGCATTTCATCTATATGAACGGCCGGGAAGTGTTCAAGTTTGCGGTCCGGGTTATGGGTGCGGCGACGGAGAAGGTGCTTGGCAAGGCGGGTCTTGCAAAAGAAGACATTGACTTATTCATACCGCATCAGGCGAATATTCGCATCATTCAGTCGGCTATGCAGCGTCTTGAACTTCCGCCGGAGAAGTGCGTAATCAATGTAGACAAATACGCGAACACCTCGGCGGCATCTATACCGCTCGCCCTAGTGGAAGCGGCGGAAGAGGGACGGATGAAGGAAGGCGACACCGTTCTGATGGTCGGCTTCGGCGGAGGTCTGACTTGGGGCGCTTCCATATTGATTTGGTAAGCGGAAGGGAGCAAATAGCATAATGAGTAAAATCGCATTCGTATTTCCCGGCCAGGGCGCGCAGGCGGTTGGTATGGCGAAGGATGCATATGAAGCTGTGCCCGAGGCCCGTGCGATATTTGAAAAAGGCGATGAAGTTCTCGGCTTTCCGCTCAGCACGCTTGTCTTTGAAGGGCCTGACAGCGAGCTTAAGCAGACAGCCAATACGCAGCCCGCGCTGCTGACAGCGAGCGTAGCCTATCTGGAGGCGCTGAAGGGCAAAGGCCTTACGCCGGATTATGTGGCCGGCCACAGCCTGGGAGAATACAGCGCGCTGGTGGCGGCCGGCGTACTGGCCTACGAGGACGCCGTCAAGCTGGTGCGTCTGCGCGGCCAGTTTATGGAAGAGGCCGTGCCAGGCGGACAAGGTGCGATGGCGGCCGTGCTGGGCGCCGGACGCGAGGCGCTGGCGGACCTGTGCCGCAGCGTATCGGAGCAGGATGGCCCGGTTGAGCTGGCGAATATCAACTGCCCGGGACAGATTGTCGTATCCGGCTCGCATACGGGCGTGAACGCGGTCGTTCAGCGGGTGAAGGAAGCAGGCGGCAAGCGGGCAATTCCGCTGGAAGTGAGCGGTCCTTTCCACTCCTCCATGATGAAGGCAGCGGCTGAAAGACTGTCGGACGAGCTGGCGAAGACTGAGTTCAAGGTGCCGTCCGTTCCCGTCGTCGTCAACGTTACCGCGCTTCCCGTCACGAATCCGGAGGAAATCCGCGAGCTGCTGGTCCGGCAGGTGTACTCGCCGGTACTGTGGCAGGATACCGTGGAACGGCTGATTGAAGAAGGCGTGGACACGTTTGTGGAGATCGGCTCCGGCAGCGTGCTCGCCGGACTCATCCGCAAGATCGACAAGAACGTCAAGGTGATCAACATTAACAGCCTGGAAAGCATTGAAGCTCTTGGTTGAACTGCTTCCGATTGAACAGTAGGACGAGCTTTACGGAATATGAAAGGGGGATACAAGGATGTTCTCAGCATTGCGGGGCCAGACGGCCCTCGTTACGGGCGCGTCTCGCGGCATCGGCCGCAGCATCGCGCTGGCGCTGGCGGAGCATGGCGTCAAGGTCGCCGTGAACTATTCAGGCAGCGAAGATGCGGCCCGGGAGACCGTAGAACGCATCGCGGAGCTCGGCTCTGAAGGAATCGCGCTGCGGGGCAATGTCGGCAGCGCCGAACAGGCGGAAGCCCTGGTTAAAGAAACCCTCGGCGCCTGGGGCCGGATCGATATTCTAGTGAATAACGCGGGCATTACAAGGGATAATCTGATTATGCGGATGAAAGAGGAAGAATTCGATCAGGTCATCGAGACGAATCTCAAAGGCGTGTTCAACTGCCTAAAGGCGGTCACCCGTCCGATGATGAAACAGCGCTATGGCCGGATCATCAATATTTCCTCCGTCGTCGGCGTGACAGGCAATCCGGGCCAGGCTAACTATTCGGCGGCGAAAGCCGGCATTATCGGTCTGACCAAGTCGGCTGCGCGCGAGCTTGCTTCCCGCGGCATTACGGTTAACTGTATTGCTCCCGGCTTTATCGACACCGATATGACCCGGCAGCTGTCTGATGAAGTCCGCGCCGATCTGGCGAAGGGCATTCCGCTCGCACGGCTCGGTCTGCCGGAGGAGATTGCTTCGGCGGCGCTATTCCTTGCATCCGAGGGTGCAGCGTACATGACGGGCCAGACGCTTCATGTTGACGGCGGCATGTATATGTAATATTTTAGGGGCTCCGGGTTAATCCCGTTGAGTGAGATTGAGCGTCAAAATTAGCGGGTTAAAGCGTTTTTTTAGCTCTATGGCATTTTGAACTCATATCTCGTATAATACCAAAAGAGGAGGTGAACCGGATGTCCGATGTATTGGAGCGTGTAAAGCGCATTGTCGTCGACCGCTTAGGAGCCGACGAAGCCGAAGTCACACTGGAAGCGTCTTTCAAAGATGATTTGGGAGCTGATTCTCTCGACGTTGTAGAATTGGTGATGGAATTGGAAGATGAATTCGATATGGAAATCTCTGATGAAGATGCAGAGAAGATTACGACTGTGGGTGAAGTTGTAAACTACATACAATCTCATACCTAGAGTCATTGGCTTACAAAGTCCCGTACCTGCTTAAGGCGGGACTTCTCCTCATTTTAGAGTGGTTGCACTTTGCGAAAGCTGCGCTTTTTATAAGCGTATTTCCAAGGAAAATAACAAACCGCCGCTTTTTTACGCGGCGTTTGCAGTTTATATAGTGTTAAGAGAGAGAAATTACAACTGTAGATATAGTAATCAGATGGGGTGAATGCTTTTGAGTCATAGAGTGGTTGTTACCGGTATGGGCGTGATGACATCGCTTGGCAAAGATCTGGAAACGTTCTGGAACAGCTTGATGAGCGGTAAGTCCGGGGTTTCTACGATCGAATCCTTCGATGTGAGCGAATATCCGACACGGATCGCGGCTTCGATTAAAGATTTTGATCCGGAAGAGTTGTTCGGCCGCAAGGAGGCCCGCAAGATGGACCGTTTCGTACAGTTTGCGCTCGCGGCAGGACAGCTGGCGCTGAATGACAGCGGCCTCGTCATTGGCGAAAATATCGAAGCTGAGAGAGTCGGCGTATCTGTCGGTTCGGGTATTGGCGGACTTGGCACCTGGGAAGATCAGCATAACCTGCTGCTTGAAAAAGGTCCTAAGCGCGTCAGCCCGTTCTTTATTCCGATGATGATCGCCAATATGGGTTCGGGGCAGCTGTCCATCAGCCTCGGAGCAAAGGGCCCAAATACAACGCAGGTTACCGCCTGCGCGACGGGGAGCCACGCCATCGGCGATTCGCTGCGTATTATCCAGCGCGGTGATGCGGACGCCATGATCTGCGGCGGTGCGGAAGCGACGATCCGTCCGACGGGCATGGCAGGCTTCTGTGCGATGAAAGCGATGTCTACGCGCAATGACGAGCCTGAAAAGGCAAGCCGTCCGTTCGATTCGGACAGAGACGGCTTCGTTATGGGTGAAGGCGCCGGCATCCTGGTACTGGAATCTCTGGAGCATGCGCTTCAGCGGGGCGCCTGGATTTATGCCGAGGTTATCGGCTACGGCTTGAGCGGCGATGCCCATCATATGACCGAACCCGATCCGGACGGCGCGGCGCGCTGCATGAAGATGGCGATTCGCGATGCAGGCATCAAGCCCGAGGAAATTGACTATATTAACGCGCATGGCACCTCGACTCCTGTAGGGGACAAGTCGGAGACGGCGGCTATCAAGATGGCGCTGGGAGACCATGCGTACAAGGTGCCGGTCAGCTCCACGAAATCCATGACAGGGCACCTGCTTGGTGCAGCTGGCGGGGTGGAAGCGATTATTTGCGGACTTTCCCTTCAGAATAACATGATTGCTCCAACAATCAATTTGGACAACCCGGATCCCGAATGCGATCTCGACTATGTTCCGAATAAGCCTCGTGAAGCCGAGCTGAACATCGCCATGTCGAATTCATTCGGATTCGGAGGACATAACGCGACTGTTATTTTGAAAAAATACAATCAGTAAGGAGACCGTGCGATGAATGGGGACCTGAAGCAATTACAAAGTCAACTTCATATTCA is a genomic window of Paenibacillus durus ATCC 35681 containing:
- the rsmD gene encoding 16S rRNA (guanine(966)-N(2))-methyltransferase RsmD, whose translation is MRVVSGTAKGRSLKSVPGTGTRPTTDKVKEAIFSMIGPYFDGGAALDLFAGSGGLGIEALSRGMDSAVFIDMEPKAIDTVRDNLKAARLEDKAEVYRNDANKALAALEKRGRSFDLVFLDPPYRHKFGDELMSIMAGKGLLRQDAVIVLEHESDYEYPEHIPGFSQLRYALYGETAVSIYCYGAGSETDMGEGAQE
- the coaD gene encoding pantetheine-phosphate adenylyltransferase, which encodes MSLQIREERVAIYPGSFDPVTLGHIDIIERAAKQFDRLIVAVLNNLSKNPLFTVEERADLLRQVTAHLPNVEVDIFRDLLANYIRQKEAQVIVRGIRTVSDFEYELQIATINSKLNSDAETIFMMTNPKYSYLSSSVVKEIGHFGGDLTEFVTPEVERAMRLKFSVNGRE
- a CDS encoding nucleoside recognition domain-containing protein; the protein is MNLNIARMAKKSAPFLSGGLAMLLAAAIISSPESSFNASLQGLKLWWTLVFPALMPFLMLSEMLSASGFVHAIGVLLEPLTRLVFRLPGSAGWTLALGMTSGFPGGAQGAAQLYRQGEISDREAGRLASLTHFASPVTLLIVVGASMLHSPAAGYGLLAVHWLAGLASGMTVSARASRPAEAASPAKASAGRRTSLIRRAISAAADARARDGRSFGRLLGESVSATVQCLMLAGGYIIIFAVVISIISGLWPQLPAALTSALLELHLGAQSLTSGTMPSGSGLSSGPLELALLSGAIGWSGICAQLQALAVLKPAGVRYLPFAAGRLLHGGYAFILTLLFYKPLTAFQESALPVLAGREMNLTVTSGIAAIWHYFPKLVAMHLLMLLILLLLSAAVRLALAIRGRSR
- a CDS encoding SepM family pheromone-processing serine protease, yielding MRQYRHRTGIRAAAYLFTLIVLVYVVVFMGTPYVVYQPGDASEVAPMIKVENEDKAEKGTFMMTTVSASYANVALLLYSALNPNAEIARKADRLRDQTEEEYAATQVYYMSSSQSNAVEAAYKAAKIPFRNTTEYLFVFSVPGEAGHKQFKPGDKILTVAGQQVTDPETLSNLLSSRKVGDQVAVSLERDGKKFTEDVTLVEIKDDGKAAVKPGLGVVIGAVQKVEASEAGREVSFTDTDVGGPSAGLMFTMEIYNRLTKGDLTKGYRVAGTGTIDPSGEVGPIGGVQFKIVAADRKGAEIFFVPVQNYAVAKAKADKIGAKMKLVPVTTLGEAIRYMEKLPVKS
- a CDS encoding nucleotidyltransferase family protein; translated protein: MPTVGIIAEYNPLHNGHVHHYNEAKRLSGASHSIVVMSGPFTQRGEPAMLSKRARTEMALRMGADLVIELPVAYAVQPAEWFAFGAVALLEATGVVSSLCFGSESGSLAQLLPLARFLSEESGPLQSELRSRLALGESFPAAYSAAAAQVWQDSGEAGSGPLPAASRPNVPAERKALPDDHSGTGSVPKLNEDSLAELLHGPNNSLGLHYLIALRRLGSRIAPLTVPRLGAGFHEPLRTGTAIASATALRGLLRMGGSPADYIPEYSLDILRCEQQEGRGPLDWESFRSPLLHLLSTRSAAELGGLLDVSEGLEHRLLRVLPELEQFSVSGLLSALKSKRYTRTRLQRMLLHILLNHGKEEFSSGALSQGPGYIRVLGFRESGRSLLKKMKQSATLPVITRPALCSHPHLERDLQASAAYAAAFASPLRSELYSDYLQPPVMI
- a CDS encoding YceD family protein, encoding MKVHFRKIANADGPMHFHENVDVSEAVKGRKDILTVSPLLADLDALPAAADLVTVEGKLSGDADMLCARCLTPVKTHMDIPFAEKFKWGKEPAEPEEDGDDDLIYVTDEAVDLAPYVQESYLLHLPLSVLCTPGCKGLCPTCGHNLNEGACSCDNTVIDPRLAGLKDFFK
- the rpmF gene encoding 50S ribosomal protein L32, giving the protein MAVPQRRTSKTRRDKRRTHFKLVVPGMVKCEQCGELKLAHHVCKVCGTYKAREIIKQ
- the fapR gene encoding transcription factor FapR translates to MPKKERQQQLLQIIEENPFVTDRELTRQLKVSIQTIRLDRMELGIPELRERMKQMAEHSYDQVRSLPVDEVIGDIVDLQLDKSGISIFEIRGEHVFSRNGIARGHYVFAQANSLAVAVINAEIALTASADIRFVRMVRLGEKCISKAYVRSLAGRKGKAEVDVFTYVGEEMVFQGHFVVYRSITEEYSEGVSRSADRH